Within the Ciona intestinalis unplaced genomic scaffold, KH HT000168.2, whole genome shotgun sequence genome, the region taacaaattgttCATTAAAAATCCCCCCTTTTCGTTTTgattttgaatgaataaaatgttgcagtggtttataatttatttgtgtaaGGTGGCACAAATATACATTATTCCACGTCACTGCCTGAGCATATTGTGAACGATAAAACAATTTTGCGCGGAGATTAAAAACTCTAAATTTTGCGCGGAGATTATTTTGCAGAATTAGATGTGGGGATCTTCTGAATACGTTTACGTTTGTATGAGCGGTtacaaagcacatatttaaagggttgcaaaccgaaaacaaagggttgcaaacGTAAATTTTTTCGCGCCTACCGGATCATCACATCTACCGGCgcgaaaacatatttttttcgcaGCGCAAAAAgtttattagtatataaatatcagtttattaaGCATAAAGAGAGACGAGCAATCAGATTCAGTTTACCAACACAGAAAACCTACGTACGTTttggttatatttattttggaaGACAAGCATTTGGCAAGTTTCATAATGCAGCAcacctttataattttatttagattaaattcTAAGCCACCAGAATTATTAAGCAAGCTATTTAAGCATGGTCAATAAGTGTTCCGTAGTTGGATGTACTTCTGGCTATACTGCTTCTGGCTATAATATATTCCTTAACAACAAACAGACATGTGTAAATAATTCTGTCAAGAAGGAAGCactagtaaaatttaaacagcgaAAAAGGTCTTAAGTTAGACACAACACTtagcatgagatgtataactcaacagcgagcacgaggtgtataactcgacagcgagcatgaggtgtataactcgacagcgagcatgaggtttataactcaacagcgagcatgaggtgtacaacTCGACAGCGACCATGAGTTGCCTAActcaacagcgagcatgaggtgtataactcgacagcgagcatgaggtgcctaactcaacagcgagcatgaggtgtataactcgacagcgagcatgaggtgtataactcaacagcgagcatgaggtgtataactcgacagcgagcacgaggtgtataactcgacagcgagcatgaggtgtataactcgacagcgagcatgaggtgctaactcgacagcgagcatgaggtgcctaactcgacagcgagcatgaggtgtataactcgacagcgagcatgaggtgtataactcgacagcgagcatgaggtgtataactcgacagcgagcatgaggtgcctaactcgacagcgagcatgaggtgcctaactcgacagcgagcatgaggtgtataactcgacagcgagcatgaggtgcctaactcgacagcgagcatgaggtgtataactcgacagcgagcatgaggtgtataactcgacagcgagcatgaggtgtataactcgacagcgagcatgaggtgtataactcgacagcgagcatgaggtgcctaactcgacagcgagcatgaggtgcctaactcgacagcgagcatgaggtgtataactcgacagcgagcatgaggtgtataactcgacagcgagcatgaggtgtataactcgacagcgagcatgaggtgtataactcgacagcgagcatgaggtgtataactcgacagcgagcatgaggtgcctaactcgacagcgagcatgaggtgtataactcgacagcgagcatgaggtgcctaactcgacagcgagcatgaggtgcctaactcgacagcgagcatgaggtgtataactcgacagcgagcatgaggtgcctaactcgacagcgagcatgaggtgtataactcgacagcgagcatgaggtgtataactcgacagcgaccatgaggtgtataactcgacagcgagcatgaggtgtataactcgacagcaagCATAAGGTGCtcaactcgacagcgagcatgaggtgtataactcgacagcgagcatgaggtgcctaactcgacagcgagcatgaggtgtataactcgacagcgagcatgaggtgtataactcgacagcgagcatgaggtgcctaactcgacagcgagcatgaggtgcctaactcgacagcgaacatgaggtgtataactcgacagcgagcatgaggtgcctaactcgacagcgagcatgaggtgcctaactcgacagcgaccatgaggtgtataactcgacagcgaccatgaggtgtataactcgacagcgaccatgaggtgtataactcgacagcgagcatgaggttcTCTTTATTGAAACGTTGCCTTTATTGGcagttttgcatttatttccAACATGGCCGACATTTGAAACATTTAACGAGGTTACCATTATTTAACGGAAACAAAActcatagaaatattataaaagtatCTTTGGCCGATGTTTCCTCATTCTTGATCCtggtaaaatattatgttaatatgatgtctatgttattaatattatttgaatgtttgtaacttatttatcctcgtacgTTCTGATAAGCATAATTGCACTTGCCATACAGCAAACATTAGGATATATTACCCGAATGTTACCACACTGATAACTGGCTTGTGGcacataatggtagcagcatcaagctttgaacccactACACTACAACTCCTACCTCTCCCTCCTCATCAATATCATCCAATGCTCCTTCatcctcctcctcctcctcctcttCATCCTCCTCTTCATCCTCCTCATCCATCTCACCCTCGGGTACCAGATAATACTGTAGTGGATTGGGCCAGATGTCATCCTTTATAACTTCACCAAGTTCATCGGCCCCAGCATCACCGGGATCATTGAACCAACTAAAGAAACTTTCGGGCTCCTCGTGTTTACGTTTGCCTTTGGAATTATTGTGGGTTTCCCTCTTGGTGAGATCCTGTATATCAATACATGTGTTACAACACTATGCATACATAGCCACCAATGTATTATATACAACCacatatattacattacaaaGATAAACcaataacaacaaacaaatgtaAACACTTTACGCCCAAGGTTATGGTGGAAACAACACACATGTGTGCCCTATCATGCACACACCAACAACCTCCACAAATACCCCCCGATACCCAACCCCCCCTCCCCCACCTTTCCCTCCTTCCATCTTATAGGAGTTGATTTACACGATGGGTCGCCGTCCTCGTTCATGTGAAACTCCTTTGATATTATACTGTTGTCAAAATATTCGTTCTCTTTGAAGTGCTGcaatagatatcatattaattgcaatagatatcatattaattgcaatagatatcatattaagAAGCGCTAcaatagatatcatattaagAAGCGCTAcaatagatatcatattaactGCGAAGAGAAAGGAATTTAGCAACATCTATAGCAGATTATTCTTTACACACCACGCTACGTAAGTAACATGGTAAATTTCCATTAAACCCCCCAACTTACGAAGCTGATCTTGTATCCTGTCTTTATATCCTCGAACTCGTGAACCTCGACTTTGGTGAGAAAATGTAAGACGTCTTCGTCTTCCTCATCTAGTAGCGCAGATATCTGAGGGTGGTTGATGAATGTCGTCACCCAGAAGTTTGGTATCTTCTCGATTAAAGTCGACCGTTTCTCAAAGTGCGGCCACCTGCGTGGGGGGTTGTTTATCCTCAGGTGGCAACGACAATATTCAACATCAATCAGGTTTCTATTAAACACCAACTACCTTAGTTTGACGTATTTTTGTTCAACTGTAAGAATTTCTTCGCTAGCTTGTTCATTCAATCGGTCGATGTCGGTTTGTAATTCATCGATTTTCTCGATCGCTTCTTGAGCTTGAGCgtctaaataaataacaaagatATAGTTTGCAATATTCGttgtaacaaacaaattttaagtgaatagttttttaaatttccaaaaacgaaacatatatatatttttaaaatctacaactattataatttataacaaacgCTTAATACAGGCGTCGAATTCACTGATTTTCAATTTTACTACACTCTAAATATCACAAAACACCTCCGCTAGATGGCGCAACATGATACGCGTGGGTTTTCCGAATCACATGGCGAgataaaaaatttcaaactcgtaaatttatttgataaatcCTAATTTTATCGGCTACTTAAcctaatatttgtatttatatgaaCATTTCATAGCAGTAACTTAAGTTTTATGGCAAAAAATAGCAACCGCAatttgaaaatacaaaaaccaCGTTATATAATGGCCgatatacaaaacaatcatATACTCATAAAACGCCATAAAATCACCCAAcattacttaaatataaacaaacctgGTCCATTACTTATAACTTCTGGTTCTGTTTCAACTTTTGCTTTCTTAGCAATATTATTACCAACTTTAGACGACATATTGTATTCCTGTATAAATGTTGTCGCCGAATGAACGAATTGTAAAGTACGCTCACGACTCAGCGTGATTCGCATCTCTCTCTCATCTtgctttgtttctttttatgtaCCACAAATAAAGCTCATTGGTTGGAATTCTCTTCACCAAATCACTCTCGACGCTCATTGGCTGAGAGCTTCTCTTTTACGCTCCTAACGCGCAAgggttttcattctctttctttctcttcgGTGCGCCTAAGTATGTTCATTCAAGCGTTAACATTCATTCGTAAATAAGGTTGCGCCGTGAccataaactatatttaacCGAATACGTTTTTAAGTGTTGCTTTAAACGATctagttgtatttaaattaaataaatagttagttttcaaaatgtttcatGATTATGAGTCGAAAACTTTTGAGTTTTGTTCGTTTTGGAAAACTGAGAAAAGGCTTCGAGATAGTAATTCACAGACGAGGTAAACCATAGTTACCGTTTGTAACATAAGTATTACTTAcctcttcgaatacgatagcgaagattaaatttAGCACCAATTAATTAAGGGAACGAAGAGaatggaattagcagcaaaactacaacacgctatgggtaaaaactacttgagtaaaagcgtggctgcaaAACCCACaaaagttagttttttttcatttagtaaaactatttatttttattttagcgcAATTTTAACATACGATGTCGAAAACCAAACCACTCGACCACGTGACGCCAAATGCCAAACCGAAACATTTTCACAATTAATGAAATCAAACTTTACTCAGCAAGATGAAAATATTGATCAAGAAAAACTTGCAAAGTTTTTATCAAATGTTGAAGAAGTTGTTTCAAAGTATTTAAattgcacataatatattttgattaaatatttaatttgttttgtatttttccagacaacttaaaataaacatttcatgCAACCATCTTTATCCTGGAAgtgtaaaacatagaaatgcCAACGACAAGTCTATTGTGTGCGAGCATGTCTTGGATGAAGAAGGTGTTAGACAAGAAAAaggtattttacatttaaattttataataaatataattaaagttaaatatttatagataatataaacaaagaagtGACTTGTATATCTTGGAGTGGAAGTGGAGCTTCTATTGCTGTCGGGTTCGGAACAAATGAAAATATCTCGTGGTCGGAAAACAAGTATGAACTCTTTACTACCATATAGTGGTAACTAACCTGGAGGTTAAAGGATATAGAAACCTATATAACCCAACCATGCTTCATTACACAACTAGTTTAGCGCAGAATAATGCTTTAATAATTCAACCCCAAGTAACAACTTATCAACAGATCGTTTGTTTGTTCCTGGAATCTCGATCGACCAAAGTTGAACCCACATAAATGTGACCACAAGTTGGAGGTAGAGAGCAGTGTGCAAGCCGTCGCATTCCACCCAACATTAGCCCAATATATCGCTGgtataatgttatttctatgtgctttatatatttaataagatatctatgtttcaGTTGGTTTATTCTCGGGAGTCGTACTTGTTTGGAATATTGTGAAagatgatgtcatatatggGGAATCCCCCCATGAAGACCCAGTGACATCATTATTATGGTTTGAACATCAAAACAGCAAGTAAGTTTAGCGTAACACACCCCTACTACCCCATATATTCTCAATGTTAACCACCCACAGGTACCTTAGGTTGGTATCAGGAAGCACGGATGGAAAACTTATATCTTGGAGAATAAGAAAGgtggtttgtgatgtcataattcatgtgtgatgtcataatactaacctgtgatgtcataatgcaggACAAAGATTCAAACTTGATGAAAATCGATCAAACgaagaaaataaattcaaagaatcttcccaggtttgtgatgtcatcaacttattgtgatgtcattaacttattgtgatgtcatcaacttATTGTGATGTCCCAGACGAGCAGGGGTCAAAGGTCAAACAGCAATCGGTATAACTTGCCTCGATTCCCCGATACATGACTCCCCACTGCCATCTAGTGGTACGGCGGTCGTTGGTTGCGAAAATGGGTCGGTTATCAAATGCTCACTGGAGGGGATGGAGAGCAACCCGGTGACGTTCGTATACGACGTAAGTTGGTTAACTAGTCAATATAATAAGTTTCAACCATCATATTAACAGAACCACGTTGGTCCTGTATATTCAATCCAGTGGTCCAAGTTTCATCGGAACTTATTCATCACGTGCGCTATGGACCAACTCTGTCGGTGGGTactttacataatatatactttGGTGGGTActttacattgtatatacttTGGCGGAATGATGATCATTAAGATACGCCGagtttataatttatcaaaaccaaccaaacgtgttaaatattaatcatTCTCAATGAATGTTTGGTTCGTtttgataaacaaacaatgaacAAATAAACTGAAAAGATCTGACCGCTGTTCTTTATAACTTAACAACCTCCCTAATTATTATTATGGCCGTTCTTTTTAACTTCCCATCCTCCCTTAGTATTTACCACGCACTACAAACCAACCCATTACGTGAAATACGAATTGGAGGGAGTGTGTCAAACCACATCTACTCAGCTTGTTGGTCGACCACTCGTCCATGCATGGCGTACGTGACAAGCGGCAACGATATCGAGGTTTGGGATGTTACAACCCCCTCCCTCATACTCGCTACCAAGTAAGTGCTTCATGCTTGCTGTCGAGGCTTTAGTAACAAAACATTATCAGGTTAGGGAAACCCCCGGTTACCTCGATGCGAATGAATCCATCTCGACCCTCTATCGCCACCGGGTGTTCAAACGGTGTCGTTCAAATCTTGAAACTCGGGTCTTGTCTTGTACatgctgatgatgtcataaaggaGGAAACAATGGCgttgtatgacatcacaaaggaAACAATTAACGAATAATCTTGTAATCACTGTGATGTTAATAAAGTATTATTGCACATGTATGGCTTATTGCAccaaaagtttataaataagttgtttcCCCTGATGATGATGAGGGAGTGCGCGGTTTAGTTGCTTGTTTGCGAGGTGATGGGCAATGTACTATTATAGTGGGCGGGTTTGTTTCACCAAACACATTATCTTGCAGTAGATCCAACACACAAGGGTTGCTCGCTGATCTTGTGTACGTAGGTTTGTTACGTTCATTGTTTTCATTGATGGGTTCCATGGAAACACTGCTCCTATGTGCGGGGTCGGGCAGATGGAACTTTGATCGCGATTCGGATGTTTGGAGTTGGTGTCTCATCGTATCACGAACATATGAACTTCTGGGTTGGCTGTTATGTTTGCGCACCACTCGTCGTCTCGTCCATGAATACGCGGTCGACGCAGATGAAACTCGACTGCGCGGTAAACTCGCTGACttgtctgtgacgtaacaatcatctgtgatgtcacaatcgtACAAACGAGGCTTCTCGAATTTTTCGAGGAAAGATTCCACAG harbors:
- the LOC100185043 gene encoding WD repeat-containing protein 34 isoform X1, coding for MFHDYESKTFEFCSFWKTEKRLRDSNSQTSAILTYDVENQTTRPRDAKCQTETFSQLMKSNFTQQDENIDQEKLAKFLSNVEEVVSKQLKINISCNHLYPGSVKHRNANDKSIVCEHVLDEEGVRQEKDNINKEVTCISWSGSGASIAVGFGTNENISWSENKSFVCSWNLDRPKLNPHKCDHKLEVESSVQAVAFHPTLAQYIAVGLFSGVVLVWNIVKDDVIYGESPHEDPVTSLLWFEHQNSKYLRLVSGSTDGKLISWRIRKDKDSNLMKIDQTKKINSKNLPRRAGVKGQTAIGITCLDSPIHDSPLPSSGTAVVGCENGSVIKCSLEGMESNPVTFVYDNHVGPVYSIQWSKFHRNLFITCAMDQLCRIYHALQTNPLREIRIGGSVSNHIYSACWSTTRPCMAYVTSGNDIEVWDVTTPSLILATKLGKPPVTSMRMNPSRPSIATGCSNGVVQILKLGSCLVHADDVIKEETMALYDITKETINE
- the LOC100185043 gene encoding WD repeat-containing protein 34 isoform X2, yielding MKSNFTQQDENIDQEKLAKFLSNVEEVVSKQLKINISCNHLYPGSVKHRNANDKSIVCEHVLDEEGVRQEKDNINKEVTCISWSGSGASIAVGFGTNENISWSENKSFVCSWNLDRPKLNPHKCDHKLEVESSVQAVAFHPTLAQYIAVGLFSGVVLVWNIVKDDVIYGESPHEDPVTSLLWFEHQNSKYLRLVSGSTDGKLISWRIRKDKDSNLMKIDQTKKINSKNLPRRAGVKGQTAIGITCLDSPIHDSPLPSSGTAVVGCENGSVIKCSLEGMESNPVTFVYDNHVGPVYSIQWSKFHRNLFITCAMDQLCRIYHALQTNPLREIRIGGSVSNHIYSACWSTTRPCMAYVTSGNDIEVWDVTTPSLILATKLGKPPVTSMRMNPSRPSIATGCSNGVVQILKLGSCLVHADDVIKEETMALYDITKETINE
- the LOC100180329 gene encoding protein SET-like isoform X1, which encodes MSSKVGNNIAKKAKVETEPEVISNGPDAQAQEAIEKIDELQTDIDRLNEQASEEILTVEQKYVKLRWPHFEKRSTLIEKIPNFWVTTFINHPQISALLDEEDEDVLHFLTKVEVHEFEDIKTGYKISFHFKENEYFDNSIISKEFHMNEDGDPSCKSTPIRWKEGKDLTKRETHNNSKGKRKHEEPESFFSWFNDPGDAGADELGEVIKDDIWPNPLQYYLVPEGEMDEEDEEEDEEEEEEEDEGALDDIDEEGEVGVVV
- the LOC100185043 gene encoding WD repeat-containing protein 34 isoform X3, whose translation is MFHDYESKTFEFCSFWKTEKRLRDSNSQTRQLKINISCNHLYPGSVKHRNANDKSIVCEHVLDEEGVRQEKDNINKEVTCISWSGSGASIAVGFGTNENISWSENKSFVCSWNLDRPKLNPHKCDHKLEVESSVQAVAFHPTLAQYIAVGLFSGVVLVWNIVKDDVIYGESPHEDPVTSLLWFEHQNSKYLRLVSGSTDGKLISWRIRKDKDSNLMKIDQTKKINSKNLPRRAGVKGQTAIGITCLDSPIHDSPLPSSGTAVVGCENGSVIKCSLEGMESNPVTFVYDNHVGPVYSIQWSKFHRNLFITCAMDQLCRIYHALQTNPLREIRIGGSVSNHIYSACWSTTRPCMAYVTSGNDIEVWDVTTPSLILATKLGKPPVTSMRMNPSRPSIATGCSNGVVQILKLGSCLVHADDVIKEETMALYDITKETINE
- the LOC100180329 gene encoding protein SET-like isoform X2, with protein sequence MSSKVGNNIAKKAKVETEPEVISNGPDAQAQEAIEKIDELQTDIDRLNEQASEEILTVEQKYVKLRWPHFEKRSTLIEKIPNFWVTTFINHPQISALLDEEDEDVLHFLTKVEVHEFEDIKTGYKISFHFKENEYFDNSIISKEFHMNEDGDPSCKSTPIRWKEGKDLTKRETHNNSKGKRKHEEPESFFSWFNDPGDAGADELGEVIKDDIWPNPLQYYLVPEGEMDEEDEEEDEEEEEEEDEGALDDIDEEGEDQE
- the LOC100180329 gene encoding protein SET-like isoform X3, whose product is MSSKVGNNIAKKAKVETEPEVISNGPDAQAQEAIEKIDELQTDIDRLNEQASEEILTVEQKYVKLRWPHFEKRSTLIEKIPNFWVTTFINHPQISALLDEEDEDVLHFLTKVEVHEFEDIKTGYKISFHFKENEYFDNSIISKEFHMNEDGDPSCKSTPIRWKEGKDLTKRETHNNSKGKRKHEEPESFFSWFNDPGDAGADELGEVIKDDIWPNPLQYYLVPEGEMDEEDEEEDEEEEEERIKNEETSAKDTFIIFL